A single Sphingomonas sp. IW22 DNA region contains:
- a CDS encoding NnrU family protein, with amino-acid sequence MLQLVVAVAAFVGTHFLLSHPLRASIVARTGEAAFLGIYSLVAFATLGWVWHAYATAPVQAMLWPVGDAIWAVATIIMLVASVLLMGSLIGNPAAPNPAADAGEQPVPPARGVFAITRHPMMWAFALWAAAHVMVFPVPAQMVLASGIALLALAGAALQDAKKERLQPARWREWEGRTSYLPFAAIARGRARLGGFRAHDLAGGVAIWLAATWAHMPLAGWAAGIWRWISL; translated from the coding sequence ATGTTGCAGTTGGTCGTTGCGGTCGCGGCTTTTGTCGGCACGCACTTCCTGCTTTCTCATCCCCTGCGCGCGTCCATCGTCGCGCGCACCGGGGAAGCGGCGTTTCTGGGCATCTATTCGCTGGTCGCCTTCGCAACGCTGGGCTGGGTCTGGCACGCATATGCCACCGCGCCGGTTCAGGCGATGCTGTGGCCGGTCGGCGATGCGATATGGGCCGTCGCGACCATTATCATGCTGGTGGCCAGCGTGCTGCTGATGGGATCGCTGATCGGCAATCCCGCCGCCCCCAATCCTGCCGCCGATGCCGGGGAGCAGCCGGTGCCGCCCGCGCGCGGCGTATTCGCGATTACGCGCCACCCGATGATGTGGGCCTTTGCCCTGTGGGCGGCTGCGCATGTGATGGTGTTTCCGGTGCCAGCGCAGATGGTGCTGGCGAGCGGCATCGCGCTGCTGGCGCTGGCGGGCGCGGCCCTTCAGGATGCGAAAAAGGAACGGCTGCAACCTGCGCGTTGGCGAGAGTGGGAGGGCCGGACCAGTTACCTGCCCTTTGCCGCGATTGCCCGCGGGCGGGCGCGCCTTGGCGGGTTTCGCGCGCATGATCTGGCTGGCGGCGTCGCGATCTGGCTGGCCGCCACCTGGGCGCACATGCCGTTGGCGGGGTGGGCTGCGGGAATCTGGCGCTGGATCAGTCTTTGA
- a CDS encoding TorF family putative porin: MRFSTLGLPALLLACATPAMAQEETAPPEPVTVSGSVTLASDYRFRGVSQTDKEMAIQGGLTISHESGLYVGTWGSNLAGWGTFGGASMELDLIGGFKTPIGGGGTLDVGVTWYMYPGGADITDFAEPYVKLSGTTGPVTLTAGAFYAPKQEALGRWFFTGADAVAGVPNDPGDSEDNLYLSGDAVAAVPNTPVSLRAHIGYSDGNSGLGPNGTSVAPTGTYWDWTLGADFTYKNLVLGVSYIDTDISRAESAYLLPNFSKGGVDSISDGTIVVSLTGAF, translated from the coding sequence ATGCGTTTCTCTACACTCGGGCTTCCGGCCCTTCTCCTCGCATGTGCAACGCCTGCCATGGCGCAGGAAGAGACGGCGCCGCCCGAGCCGGTCACCGTCTCCGGCAGCGTTACCTTGGCCTCCGACTATCGCTTTCGCGGTGTGTCGCAGACGGACAAGGAAATGGCCATTCAAGGTGGCCTCACTATTTCGCACGAAAGCGGCCTTTACGTCGGCACCTGGGGTTCGAACCTGGCGGGCTGGGGTACGTTCGGCGGCGCCAGCATGGAACTTGACCTGATCGGCGGGTTCAAGACCCCGATCGGTGGCGGCGGCACGCTGGACGTGGGTGTCACCTGGTACATGTATCCGGGCGGCGCCGACATTACCGATTTCGCCGAACCCTATGTCAAGCTGTCGGGCACCACCGGTCCCGTCACGCTGACCGCGGGCGCCTTCTATGCGCCCAAGCAGGAAGCGCTGGGCCGTTGGTTCTTCACTGGCGCCGATGCGGTTGCCGGCGTGCCGAACGATCCGGGCGACTCGGAAGACAATCTGTATCTGTCGGGTGACGCAGTGGCGGCAGTGCCGAACACGCCGGTCTCGCTGCGCGCGCATATCGGCTATTCTGACGGTAATTCGGGCCTGGGCCCGAACGGCACCAGCGTTGCGCCGACGGGCACTTATTGGGATTGGACGCTTGGCGCGGACTTTACCTACAAGAACCTGGTTCTGGGCGTGTCCTATATCGACACCGACATCAGCCGGGCCGAGAGCGCCTATCTGCTGCCCAACTTCTCGAAGGGCGGGGTCGATTCGATCTCCGACGGTACGATCGTGGTTTCGCTGACCGGCGCATTCTAA
- a CDS encoding RidA family protein encodes MTQSIDDRLAELGLTLPEAAAPVAAYVPTVIHGGLLHISGQLPFQDGALMTGRVGEDREIPFAQEAAKRCAMMLLAQARRALDGDLSRIERIVKLGVFVNSAPGFTDQAKVANGASELMIDVLGEPGRHARSAVGVAVLPLGAVVEIDAIIAVR; translated from the coding sequence ATGACCCAGAGCATCGACGATCGCCTGGCCGAACTCGGCCTGACCCTCCCCGAAGCCGCCGCGCCGGTGGCGGCCTATGTCCCCACGGTCATCCATGGCGGGCTGCTTCACATTTCGGGGCAGTTGCCATTTCAGGACGGTGCGCTGATGACCGGCCGCGTGGGCGAAGATCGCGAGATTCCTTTCGCGCAGGAAGCGGCAAAGCGGTGCGCGATGATGCTGCTGGCACAGGCGCGCCGCGCGCTGGACGGCGATCTGTCGCGGATCGAGCGCATTGTGAAACTGGGCGTTTTCGTCAATTCCGCCCCCGGTTTCACCGACCAGGCAAAGGTCGCCAATGGCGCGTCCGAACTGATGATCGACGTGCTCGGCGAGCCCGGCCGCCATGCGCGTAGCGCCGTGGGTGTGGCTGTGCTGCCACTGGGCGCGGTGGTGGAGATCGACGCGATCATTGCCGTTCGCTGA
- a CDS encoding HAD family hydrolase, with protein sequence MKPLLICDCDEVLLHMVRHFRTWLDEVHAIEFAYSHDFASAMTRADGTRPSTAEMWSLLGGFFPDEMHRQTLVPHAREALATLAEAADIVILTNLQDHCRTHRIEQLAMHGIAHRVECNQGGKGEPVARLVAEHGGPVTVFVDDLAVHHESVARAAPQVHRLQMIAEPEMASVMPAAPHAHVRIDDWQDAVTWIGARFASGLPADAAHGTSAP encoded by the coding sequence ATGAAACCGTTGCTGATCTGCGATTGCGATGAGGTGCTTTTGCACATGGTGCGGCATTTCCGCACCTGGCTGGACGAAGTGCACGCGATCGAATTCGCCTATAGCCACGATTTCGCCAGCGCGATGACGCGTGCCGACGGTACCCGCCCCAGCACGGCGGAAATGTGGTCGCTGCTGGGCGGCTTCTTCCCAGATGAAATGCACCGTCAGACGCTGGTACCTCATGCGCGCGAGGCGCTGGCGACGCTGGCGGAGGCGGCGGATATCGTCATCCTGACCAATTTGCAGGATCATTGCCGCACGCACCGCATCGAGCAGCTGGCGATGCACGGGATCGCCCATCGCGTCGAATGCAATCAGGGCGGCAAGGGGGAGCCGGTGGCGCGACTCGTCGCCGAACATGGCGGCCCGGTTACGGTATTCGTTGACGACCTGGCCGTGCACCACGAATCGGTCGCGCGCGCCGCGCCACAGGTTCACCGGCTACAGATGATCGCGGAGCCCGAAATGGCGTCGGTGATGCCGGCGGCGCCGCATGCCCATGTGCGAATCGACGACTGGCAGGATGCCGTGACGTGGATCGGTGCGCGTTTCGCTTCGGGCTTGCCCGCCGACGCCGCGCACGGCACATCGGCGCCATGA
- a CDS encoding DUF3572 family protein, protein MPIRETNADGDPDAMALHALAWLVSDGARADRLLAVTGLDAAALRARAGEPATLAAVLGFLEAHEPDLVACAAALDVEPLALIRARRVLEER, encoded by the coding sequence ATGCCGATCCGCGAGACAAATGCAGATGGTGATCCGGATGCGATGGCGTTGCACGCGCTGGCATGGCTTGTCAGCGACGGCGCACGGGCCGATCGGCTGCTGGCGGTGACGGGTCTGGACGCAGCGGCGCTGCGCGCACGGGCGGGGGAGCCGGCGACCCTGGCGGCGGTGCTGGGCTTTCTGGAGGCGCACGAACCTGATCTGGTCGCATGCGCCGCCGCGCTGGACGTCGAACCGCTTGCCCTGATTCGCGCACGCCGGGTGCTGGAGGAACGATGA
- a CDS encoding response regulator, with amino-acid sequence MAIRVLVVEDNELNLKLFCDLLRAHGFAPEPVRDGREAVARAREIDPDLIITDIQLPHVTGLELIQQFRADPGLNAVPIMAVTAYAGHDDEARIRAAGANAYVSKPISVLRFIEEVRALLPPKP; translated from the coding sequence TTGGCAATCCGGGTCCTCGTTGTCGAGGATAACGAGCTTAATCTTAAGCTCTTTTGCGATTTGCTGCGTGCGCATGGATTCGCGCCGGAGCCGGTGCGCGACGGGCGGGAAGCCGTGGCCCGCGCGCGCGAAATCGACCCGGACCTGATTATCACCGACATTCAGCTGCCACATGTCACCGGTTTGGAGCTGATCCAGCAGTTTCGCGCGGATCCCGGGCTGAACGCGGTGCCGATCATGGCAGTCACCGCCTATGCCGGACATGACGACGAGGCCCGCATTCGCGCGGCGGGCGCCAACGCCTATGTCTCCAAACCGATTTCGGTTTTGCGCTTTATCGAGGAAGTGCGGGCACTGCTGCCACCAAAGCCCTGA
- the hemA gene encoding 5-aminolevulinate synthase, which produces MIEARNMPPAVDYSRVFSQAIDRLHVEGRYRVFIDILRNKGAFPNARCFAGHNGPKPITVWCSNDYLAMGQHPKVIAAMEEALHDVGAGSGGTRNIGGNTHYHIDLEGELADLHSKEAALLFTSGYVSNEATLSTLARVLPGCIIYSDELNHASMIAGIRNSGCEKRVFRHNDVAHLEELLAADDPSVPKLIAFESVYSMDGDVAPIHAICDLADKYNALTYLDEVHAVGMYGARGGGISERDAAAHRLTIIEGTLGKAFGVMGGYIAADRTIIDVIRSYAPGFIFTTSLSPVLVAGVLASVRHLKSSSAERDGQQAAAQRLKTMFADAGLPVMASTTHIVPLMVGDPVKAKRISDILLAEYGVYVQPINYPTVPRGTERLRFTPGPAHDEAMMRDLTEALVEIWGRLEMRKAA; this is translated from the coding sequence ATGATCGAGGCGCGCAACATGCCCCCCGCGGTGGATTACAGCCGCGTATTCTCGCAGGCGATCGACCGGCTGCATGTCGAGGGTCGTTACCGGGTGTTTATCGACATCCTGCGAAACAAGGGCGCGTTCCCCAACGCGCGCTGCTTTGCCGGGCATAACGGGCCGAAGCCGATCACGGTCTGGTGTTCGAACGACTATCTGGCGATGGGACAGCATCCCAAGGTCATCGCCGCCATGGAAGAGGCGCTGCACGATGTCGGCGCCGGATCGGGCGGCACCCGCAATATCGGTGGCAACACCCATTATCATATCGACCTGGAAGGTGAGCTGGCCGACCTGCACAGCAAGGAAGCGGCGCTGCTGTTCACGTCGGGCTATGTCTCGAACGAAGCCACGCTGTCGACGCTGGCGCGCGTGCTGCCGGGCTGCATCATCTATTCCGACGAGCTGAACCACGCATCCATGATCGCGGGTATCCGCAATTCGGGCTGCGAGAAGCGCGTCTTCCGTCACAATGATGTCGCGCATCTGGAAGAGTTGCTTGCCGCGGACGATCCGTCGGTGCCCAAGCTGATCGCGTTCGAAAGCGTCTATTCGATGGATGGTGACGTGGCGCCCATCCACGCGATCTGCGACCTGGCTGACAAATATAACGCGCTGACTTACCTTGATGAAGTCCACGCGGTCGGCATGTACGGCGCGCGCGGCGGCGGCATTTCCGAACGCGACGCGGCCGCACACCGGCTGACCATCATCGAAGGGACGCTGGGCAAGGCGTTCGGCGTAATGGGCGGTTACATCGCAGCGGACCGCACGATCATCGACGTGATCCGCAGCTATGCGCCCGGTTTCATCTTCACCACCAGCCTGTCCCCGGTGCTGGTCGCGGGCGTGCTGGCCAGCGTGCGTCACCTGAAATCGTCCAGCGCTGAGCGGGATGGGCAGCAGGCGGCGGCACAGCGGCTGAAGACGATGTTCGCGGACGCCGGGCTGCCGGTCATGGCCTCGACCACGCATATCGTCCCGCTGATGGTTGGCGACCCCGTAAAGGCCAAGCGGATTAGCGACATTCTGCTGGCCGAATATGGCGTGTATGTTCAGCCCATCAATTACCCGACAGTGCCACGCGGCACCGAACGGCTGCGCTTCACGCCGGGTCCGGCGCATGACGAAGCGATGATGCGCGACCTGACCGAGGCGCTGGTCGAAATCTGGGGTCGGCTGGAAATGCGCAAGGCCGCCTGA
- the rpoZ gene encoding DNA-directed RNA polymerase subunit omega — translation MARVTVEDCVDKIPNRFDLVLLAAQRARQISGGAELTLDRDRDKNPVVALREIAEETIRPDNLHESVVSSLQRVQIDDEEAPDEVGSLSASAEALRLTAAAPPRNQNVGGDYDG, via the coding sequence ATGGCGCGCGTCACCGTCGAGGATTGCGTCGACAAGATCCCCAACCGGTTCGACCTGGTGCTGCTGGCAGCACAGCGGGCGCGCCAGATTTCGGGCGGTGCAGAACTGACGCTCGACCGCGACCGGGATAAAAACCCCGTCGTCGCGCTGCGTGAGATTGCCGAGGAAACCATTCGTCCCGACAATCTGCACGAATCGGTCGTGTCCAGCCTTCAGCGCGTCCAGATCGACGATGAGGAAGCGCCGGATGAGGTCGGCTCGCTGTCGGCTTCGGCAGAGGCGCTGCGCCTTACCGCCGCCGCGCCGCCGCGCAACCAGAATGTCGGTGGCGATTACGACGGCTGA
- a CDS encoding phosphatidylserine/phosphatidylglycerophosphate/cardiolipin synthase family protein — translation MAEPPEQPVFVVAGNALTLLDTGARRMSALLALIDGAERSLRVLYYIYENDMAGQAVADALIRAAARGVRVSLIVDGLGSETAARANFFEPLTAAGVQVCRFIPRFGRRYLLRNHQKLALADEARVIIGGFNIKNDYFGVPGEDGDAWRDLGVLVEGPAAARLVSYFDALERWTRREDAPVRALARMLRSHSETDGKVRWLLGGPTRRLSPWARTIRREMKTAARHGTRIDLIAAYFAPGPAMLRRLRRAARRGVVNIVLPAVTDNFMAIWASHFTYAGLLRRGVRIWEYQPTKLHTKLVAIGDVVHVGSANFDIRSLFLNLELMLRVDDPAFAAHVRDYVEGEMARSVRVTVESHRAAMTPWTRIKQAAAYAVMAVLDPQISRRLLAWGERRD, via the coding sequence ATGGCCGAACCGCCCGAACAGCCCGTTTTCGTCGTCGCGGGCAACGCCCTGACGCTGCTCGATACCGGCGCGCGCCGCATGTCTGCGCTGCTGGCGCTGATCGACGGCGCAGAACGGTCGCTGCGCGTTCTTTATTATATCTATGAAAATGACATGGCCGGACAGGCGGTGGCCGATGCGCTGATCCGCGCGGCGGCGCGCGGCGTACGGGTGTCGCTGATCGTCGACGGGTTGGGCAGCGAAACGGCGGCGCGGGCGAATTTCTTCGAACCGCTGACGGCGGCGGGGGTTCAGGTGTGCCGCTTCATTCCGCGCTTCGGCCGGCGATACCTGTTGCGGAACCACCAGAAGCTGGCGCTGGCCGACGAAGCGCGCGTGATCATCGGCGGCTTCAACATCAAGAACGACTATTTCGGCGTTCCCGGCGAGGACGGGGACGCGTGGCGCGATTTGGGCGTGCTGGTCGAAGGACCGGCGGCGGCGCGGCTGGTCTCCTATTTCGATGCACTTGAGCGCTGGACCCGCCGGGAAGACGCGCCGGTGCGGGCATTGGCGCGCATGTTGCGCAGCCACAGCGAGACAGATGGCAAGGTACGGTGGTTGTTGGGCGGACCAACCCGGCGGCTGTCGCCATGGGCGCGCACCATCCGGCGGGAAATGAAGACCGCCGCGCGCCACGGCACGCGCATCGACCTGATCGCCGCCTATTTCGCGCCCGGCCCGGCGATGTTGCGACGATTGCGGCGCGCAGCGCGGCGCGGCGTGGTCAACATCGTGCTGCCCGCCGTCACCGACAATTTCATGGCGATCTGGGCCTCGCACTTCACCTATGCCGGTCTGCTTCGGCGCGGGGTGCGGATCTGGGAATATCAGCCGACCAAGCTGCACACCAAATTGGTGGCGATCGGCGATGTCGTGCATGTCGGATCGGCCAATTTCGACATCCGCAGCCTGTTCCTGAATCTGGAGCTGATGCTGCGTGTCGATGATCCGGCCTTTGCGGCGCATGTACGCGATTATGTCGAGGGCGAGATGGCCCGGTCGGTGCGCGTGACGGTCGAAAGCCACCGGGCCGCCATGACTCCCTGGACGCGGATCAAGCAGGCCGCCGCCTATGCGGTGATGGCCGTGCTCGATCCGCAGATCAGCCGCCGCCTGCTCGCCTGGGGCGAGCGGCGCGATTAG
- the gpmA gene encoding 2,3-diphosphoglycerate-dependent phosphoglycerate mutase, with product MPTLVLIRHGQSAWNLENRFTGWWDVDLTEQGVKEAWAAGQLMTEKGLDFDLTFTSFQTRAIKTLNLALEAMGRLWLPVEKDWRLNERHYGGLTGLDKAETAAKHGDEQVKIWRRSFDIPPPLPEADSAYDLSKDVRYRGVTIPQTESLKDTIARVLPYWEERIAPELKAGKRVLISAHGNSLRALVKHLSGISDDEIAGLEIPTGQPMVYELDASLAATDRYYLNER from the coding sequence ATGCCCACACTCGTCCTGATCCGCCACGGCCAGTCGGCCTGGAACCTGGAGAACCGTTTCACCGGATGGTGGGACGTCGACCTGACAGAACAGGGCGTGAAAGAGGCTTGGGCGGCAGGCCAGCTGATGACGGAGAAGGGTCTCGACTTCGACCTGACCTTCACCAGTTTTCAAACGCGCGCGATCAAGACGCTGAACCTTGCGCTGGAGGCGATGGGCCGGCTGTGGCTGCCCGTCGAAAAGGACTGGCGCCTGAACGAGCGGCATTATGGCGGCCTGACCGGGCTGGACAAGGCCGAGACGGCGGCAAAGCATGGTGACGAACAGGTCAAGATCTGGCGGCGTAGCTTCGACATTCCGCCCCCGCTGCCCGAAGCCGATTCGGCCTATGACCTGTCAAAGGACGTTCGCTATCGCGGCGTGACCATCCCGCAGACCGAAAGCCTGAAGGACACGATCGCCCGCGTACTGCCCTATTGGGAAGAACGCATTGCGCCCGAGCTGAAGGCGGGCAAGCGGGTGCTGATTTCGGCGCACGGCAATTCGCTCCGCGCGCTGGTCAAGCATCTGTCCGGCATTTCGGACGATGAAATCGCCGGTCTGGAAATCCCGACGGGGCAGCCGATGGTCTATGAACTGGACGCATCGCTGGCGGCGACCGACCGCTATTATCTGAACGAACGCTAA